The following coding sequences are from one Brienomyrus brachyistius isolate T26 chromosome 2, BBRACH_0.4, whole genome shotgun sequence window:
- the LOC125713274 gene encoding 4-hydroxyphenylpyruvate dioxygenase-like, which yields MTTYTDKGEKHERGRFICFDHITFWVGNAKQAASFYCNKMGFEPLAYQGLETGNREVVSHVVKQDKIIFVFSSALNPGNKEMGEHLVKHGDGVKDVAFSVEDLDFLVQKAKERGAVILKEPHVLEDGHGSVKMAVLQTYGDTTHTLVERKAYTGLFLPGFHPPPFQDPLLAKLLSGNLNFIDHVVGNQPDSEMISAVEWYQMNLLFHRFWSVDDKQLQTDFSALRSIVVANHEETVKMPINEPALGKRKSQIQEYVEYYGGPGVQHIAMNTSDIITAIRNLKERGMEFMNVPDTYYQQLRERLKVSKVKISEDLDALQELKILVDYDDHGYLLQIFTKPVQDRPTVFLEVIQRHNHQGFGAGNFKSLFEAIEADQNARGNLTVLNATGLSESM from the exons ATG acAACATACACTGATAAAGGCGAAAAG CACGAGCGAGGCAGGTTTATCTGCTTCGACCACATCACCTTCTGGGTCGGCAATGCGAAACAG GCTGCTTCCTTCTATTGCAACaagatgggatttgaacctctgGCCTACCAAGGACTGGAGACAGGGAACCGGGAGGTGGTGTCCCATGTGGTCAAGCAGGACAAG ATCATTTTTGTTTTCTCATCTGCACTGAATCCTGGAAATAAAG AGATGGGGGAGCACCTAGTGAAGCACGGCGACGGGGTCAAAGATGTCGCCTTTAGTGTGGAGGACCTGGACTTCCTGGTTCAG AAAGCCAAAGAGCGAGGAGCCGTCATCCTGAAGGAGCCCCATGTGCTGGAAGATGGACATGGCTCTGTGAAGATGGCTGTTCTTCAGACT TATGGTGACACCACACACACCCTCGTGGAGAGAAAGGCTTACACAGGCCTCTTCCTGCCCGGCTTCCACCCGCCTCCCTTCCAGGATCCACTGCTTGCTAAGCT GCTGAGTGGCAATCTGAATTTCATTGACCATGTGGTCGGGAATCAGCCGGACAGCGAGATGATCTCGGCGGTGGAGTG GTACCAGATGAATTTGCTGTTCCACCGCTTCTGGTCGGTGGATGACAAGCAGCTACAGACAGACTTCAGTGCCTTGCGGTCTATAGTGGTAGCCaaccatgaggaaacagtgaagatgcCCATCAATGAGCCAGCCCTGGGGAAACGCAAGTCCCAGATACAG GAGTATGTGGAGTACTATGGGGGCCCGGGGGTCCAGCATATCGCCATGAACACGTCAGACATCATCACAGCT ATCCGTAACCTGAAGGAACGTGGAATGGAGTTCATGAACGTTCCGGATACTTACTACCAGCAGCTAAGAGAGAGACTGAAAGTGTCCAAAGTGAAGATCAGCGAGGATTTGGATGCTCTGCAG GAACTGAAGATCCTGGTGGATTATGACGATCATGGGTACCTGCTCCAGATCTTCACCAAGCCTGTACAGGACCGGCCTACTGTCTTCCTGGAAGTCATTCAACGACATAACCATCAG GGTTTTGGCGCCGGAAACTTCAAGTCCCTGTTTGAAGCCATCGAAGCCGACCAGAATGCCAGAGGAAACCTGACTGTGCTGAACGCCACTGGCCTGTCAGAGTCCATGTGA
- the LOC125713266 gene encoding uncharacterized protein LOC125713266, protein MGLTPNALIPHTGLTPNALIPHTGLTPNTLIPHTGLTPNALIPHTGMTPSALIPHTGLTPNALIPHTGLTPNALIPHTGLTPNTLIPHTGLTPNALIPHMGLTPNTLKPHTGLTPNALIPHTGLTPNALIPHTGLTPNALIPHTGLTPNALIPHTGLTPNALIPHTGLTPNTLIPHTGLTPNALIPHMGLTPNTLIPHTGLTPNALIPHTGLTPNALIPHTGMTPSALIPHTGLTPNALIPHTGLTPNALIPHTGLTPNTLIPHTGLTPNALIPHMGLTPNTLIPHTGLTPSALIPHTGLTPNALIPHTGLTPSALIPHMGLTPNALIPHMGLTQNALIPHTGLTPNTLIPHMELTPNALIPHMGLTPNALIPHTGLTPNALIPHMGLTPNTLIPHTGITPNTLIPHMELTPNALIPHMELTPNALIPHMGLTPNALIPHTGLTPNALIPHMELTPNALIPHMGLTPNALIPYTGLTPNTLVPHTGMTLTVICIFHSI, encoded by the exons ATGGGGCTGACACCAAACGCCCTTATACCCcacacggggctgacaccaaaCGCCCTTATACCCcacacggggctgacaccaaaCACCCTTATACCCCACACGGG GCTGACACCAAACGCCCTTATACCCCACACAGGGATGACACCAAGCGCCCTTATACCCcacacggggctgacaccaaaCGCCCTTATACCCCACACGGGACTGACACCAAACGCTCTTATACCCCACACAGGGCTGACACCAAACACCCTTATACCCCACACAGGGCTGACACCAAACGCCCTTATACCCCACATGGGGCTGACACCAAACACCCTTAAACCCcacacggggctgacaccaaaCGCCCTTATACCCcacacggggctgacaccaaaCGCCCTTATACCCcacacggggctgacaccaaaCGCCCTTATACCCCACACGGGACTGACACCAAACGCCCTTATACCCCACACGGGACTGACACCAAACGCTCTTATACCCCACACAGGGCTGACACCAAACACCCTTATACCCCACACAGGGCTGACACCAAACGCCCTTATACCCCACATGGGGCTGACACCAAACACCCTTATACCCcacacggggctgacaccaaaCGCCCTTATACCCCACACCGGGCTGACACCAAACGCCCTTATACCCCACACAGGGATGACACCAAGCGCCCTTATACCCcacacggggctgacaccaaaCGCCCTTATACCCCACACGGGACTGACACCAAACGCTCTTATACCCCACACAGGGCTGACACCAAACACCCTTATACCCCACACAGGGCTGACACCAAACGCCCTTATACCCCACATGGGGCTGACACCAAACACCCTTATACCCcacacggggctgacaccaagTGCCCTTATACCCcacacggggctgacaccaaaCGCCCTTATACCCcacacggggctgacaccaagCGCCCTTATACCCCACATGGGGCTGACACCAAACGCCCTTATACCCCACATGGGGCTGACACAAAACGCCCTTATACCCcacacggggctgacaccaaaCACCCTTATACCCCACATGGAGCTGACACCAAACGCCCTTATACCCCACATGGGGCTGACACCAAACGCCCTTATACCCcacacggggctgacaccaaaCGCCCTTATACCCCACATGGGGCTGACACCAAACACCCTTATACCCCACACAGGGATAACACCAAACACCCTTATACCCCACATGGAGCTGACACCAAACGCCCTTATACCCCACATGGAGCTGACACCAAACGCCCTTATACCCCACATGGGGCTGACACCAAACGCCCTTATACCCcacacggggctgacaccaaaCGCCCTTATACCCCACATGGAGCTGACACCAAACGCCCTTATACCCCACATGGGGCTGACACCAAACGCCCTTATACCCtacacggggctgacaccaaaCACCCTTGTACCCCACACGGGGATGACACTAACGGTCATATGTATATTCCATAGTATTTAG